A single genomic interval of Coccidioides posadasii str. Silveira chromosome 1, complete sequence harbors:
- the LSB5 gene encoding Putative actin patch assembly and actin polymerization protein (EggNog:ENOG410PGIX~COG:U~BUSCO:9773at33183) has translation MFSSSKKPFTAVTVQIDRLTSEQYDVDDSGGIVDLIEVIRLQSSGPQEASRALRKKLKYGSVHRQLRALTILDFLIQNAGERFLKSFADEPLLERLRVAATDSVSDPEVREKCKQLFPQWAISYKNTPGMERVALLYKQLPTRKRRPRPQQSKVLKETEEAANEPLGHSVAIAAGEGPSTVLGSPTTRRSSMPPFPAVSGKSKDKKKNRRGQFNLEKERPEILQAIASASVASTNLTNALKLVNRETQRVSDNAEVMEKFSRCKELRRQILRYIQLVESDDFIGSLIHANEELVNALMAFEVLDKSVDYDSDSEDDLSIDDIRRLPERNVTERFAGLVLSPPTKPPRPQRPMSLPGPLPSTSNPTKKQLAYETASEDSASEVEEEDDDDENPFGDRNAIPTPSIEKLGLTWRDV, from the exons ATGTTCTCCTCTTCG AAGAAGCCGTTTACAGCCGTTACTGTCCAAATCGACCGGCTCACTAGTGAGCAATACGACGTGGATGATTCGGGTGGTATTGTAGACCTAATCGAAGTCATTCGACTGCAAAGCAGCGGGCCTCAGGAAGCGAGTAGAGCTCTTCGAAAGAAGCT AAAATACGGAAGTGTTCATCGCCAACTGCGAGCTCTGACAATACTTGACTTCCTTATTCAAAACGCTGGTGAGAGGTTTTTGAAAAGCTTCGCTGATGAGCCACTTCTTGAACGATTAAGAGTCGCTGCCACAGATTCAGTGTCGGATCCAGAGGTAAGAGAGAAGTGCAAACAGCTATTCCCACAATGGGCCATATCCTATAAAAATACACCTGGTATGGAGAGAGTAGCCCTTCTCTATAAGCAATTACCCACGCGGAAGAGGCGCCCTCGACCTCAACAGTCTAAAGTGCTGAAAGAAACAGAGGAGGCTGCGAATGAACCGCTGGGTCATTCAGTGGCTATAGCAGCTGGAGAGGGGCCGTCTACGGTTCTGGGCTCCCCGACAACTCGCAGGTCATCCATGCCTCCGTTCCCTGCTGTCTCCGGCAAGTctaaagataaaaagaagaatcgAAGAGGACAGTTTAACCTTGAAAAGGAGCGACCGGAGATTTTACAAGCAATAGCGTCTGCCTCGGTGGCAAGCACTAATCTCACAAACGCCCTTAAACTTGTTAATCGTGAAACTCAGCGCGTGAGCGATAATGCTGAGGTTATGGAGAAATTTTCACGATGCAAGGAACTGAGACGTCAAATTTTACGATATATCCAGCTTGTTGAGAGTGATGACTTCATTGGTAGCCTGATCCATGCAAATGAAGAGCTTGTAAATGCATTGATGGCATTTGAAGTCCTTGACAAAAGTGTCGATTACGACAGTGATAGTGAGGATGATCTCTCCATTGATGATATTCGACGGCTACCGGAAAGGAATGTCACGGAAAGATTTGCTGGCTTGGTGCTAAGTCCGCCAACCAAACCGCCGCGACCGCAAAGGCCGATGAGCCTTCCTGGACCTTTACCTTCGACTTCTAATCCCACCAAAAAGCAACTTGCTTATGAAACAGCAAGTGAAGATTCTGCGAGtgaagtagaagaagaagatgacgatgatgagaATCCTTTTGGTGACCGAAATGCAATACCCACTCCATCTATCGAAAAATTGGGGTTAACCTG GCGAGACGTTTGA